In the genome of Triticum urartu cultivar G1812 chromosome 5, Tu2.1, whole genome shotgun sequence, one region contains:
- the LOC125508428 gene encoding uncharacterized protein LOC125508428 — MNRGKRDKPMFQNSECDASVGSIAKAFVPTGMLNSDSARVVLYSLCQKYLDTDKLIVPRWVMTKIHDGNIAANVLQWFMGTGADGFDQILFPTFDPPSFVAAMKPSEESGHWCLIVLNLRFRHFECLDSLHDESWSDAVRFFRTMTDNIKKLWRESSVYKAKLFSPAHIDGFSCEFVRVPRKQNT, encoded by the exons ATGAACCGTGGGAAACG TGACAAGCCGATGTTTCAAAATAGCGAATGTGATGCCAGTGTTGGTTCTATTGCTAAAGCATTTGTCCCCACTGGCATGCTCAACTCAGACAGTGCTCGTGTTGTTTTATATTCTCTATGTCAGAAGTACCTTGACACTGACAAGTTGATAGTTCCCAGATGGGTGATG ACCAAGATCCATGATGGGAATATTGCTGCCAATGTGCTACAGTGGTTCATGGGAACAGGGGCTGATGGTTTTGACCAA ATTCTTTTCCCTACTTTTGATCCGCCGTCATTTGTGGCTGCCATGAAGCCTAGTGAAGAATCTGGGCATTGGTGCTTGATTGTTCTGAATTTGAGGTTTCGTCATTTTGAGTGTCTTGATTCACTCCACGATGAAAGTTGGAGTGACGCAGTTAGATTCTTTAGGACTATGACAGATAACATAAAGAAGCTTTGGAGGGAGTCCAGCGTATACAAGGCCAAACTGTTCTCGCCGGCGCATATTGATGGTTTCTCTTGCGAGTTTGTGCGGGTGCCGCGGAAGCAAAACACGTGA